From the Pseudomonadales bacterium genome, one window contains:
- a CDS encoding arylesterase: protein MKSRTKTHNFSHYLRATIFICLFTQLGFSWADVESQPEQGLLILGDSLSAGFGLLEGEEWPALLQQRLAQKNSSVKIINASISGETSLGGATRITSLLDRHAVTWLIIELGANDGLRGQSLSEMRDNLSFIIQQAQNRNIKVLLLGMHIPPNYGKRYTQAFHQSFVKVSQAFDVPLIPFFLDGVAGKAALNQADGIHPTAEAQPIILNTVWPAIKTLLD from the coding sequence ATGAAAAGTCGCACTAAAACACATAATTTCTCTCACTATCTTAGGGCTACTATTTTTATCTGCCTATTCACGCAATTAGGCTTCAGCTGGGCTGACGTTGAATCACAACCAGAGCAAGGCCTGCTTATTCTTGGTGATAGCCTAAGCGCAGGCTTCGGGCTCTTAGAAGGTGAGGAATGGCCAGCGCTGTTGCAACAACGTCTTGCACAAAAAAATTCCTCGGTGAAAATTATTAATGCCAGCATCTCAGGCGAAACTAGCCTTGGCGGAGCCACTCGTATAACTTCACTACTTGATCGACATGCAGTCACATGGCTGATTATCGAGCTAGGCGCAAATGATGGTTTACGAGGACAATCCCTCAGCGAGATGCGAGACAATCTCAGCTTTATCATTCAGCAGGCACAAAATCGCAATATTAAAGTTTTACTTCTCGGTATGCATATTCCACCCAATTACGGTAAACGCTATACCCAAGCTTTTCATCAAAGCTTTGTCAAAGTGAGCCAGGCATTTGATGTGCCGTTAATTCCATTTTTCTTAGATGGCGTCGCTGGAAAAGCCGCACTCAACCAAGCCGACGGCATCCATCCGACCGCCGAAGCACAACCGATTATCTTAAACACGGTTTGGCCCGCAATAAAAACTTTACTCGACTAA
- a CDS encoding ATP-binding cassette domain-containing protein: MIKLNNVSYQVAMAHESLSILENISLDIQQAESVAIVGASGSGKTTLLGLLAGLDTPSSGSITVAGAEISSLDEDQRAAFRAKHVGIIFQSFHLLPALTALENVILPIELAGKRDSESQAITLLEQVGLSHRLHHKPAELSGGEQQRVAIARAFAAQADILFADEPTGNLDQQTGEQIIDLLFDINKKQATTLVLVTHDLELAARCDRQLVLSHGGLVEQAPSISRQAV, encoded by the coding sequence ATGATAAAGTTGAATAATGTGTCATATCAAGTTGCAATGGCACATGAATCGTTAAGCATTTTAGAAAATATCAGTTTAGATATTCAGCAAGCAGAATCTGTTGCGATTGTCGGTGCCTCGGGCTCCGGAAAAACCACATTGCTGGGTTTGCTTGCAGGCTTAGATACACCATCAAGTGGCTCAATTACAGTTGCCGGTGCTGAAATCTCAAGCCTTGATGAGGACCAGCGAGCAGCATTCAGAGCGAAGCATGTTGGTATTATTTTTCAATCATTTCATTTACTGCCAGCACTAACCGCGCTTGAAAATGTGATTTTGCCGATTGAACTAGCGGGTAAACGAGACAGCGAGAGCCAAGCGATCACATTACTAGAGCAGGTAGGTCTTTCGCACCGGCTGCACCACAAGCCAGCAGAATTATCCGGCGGTGAACAGCAGCGGGTTGCAATTGCGAGGGCTTTCGCGGCACAGGCAGATATCCTTTTCGCTGATGAGCCGACTGGCAATTTAGATCAGCAAACTGGAGAGCAAATTATCGATTTGCTATTCGATATAAATAAAAAACAAGCAACGACCCTGGTGTTAGTTACCCACGATCTGGAGTTGGCTGCACGCTGTGATAGACAGCTAGTGTTGAGTCACGGTGGCCTTGTTGAGCAAGCTCCCTCGATCAGTAGGCAAGCCGTCTGA
- a CDS encoding FMN-binding glutamate synthase family protein, translating into METSLALLDSGLHFIGIGANLFAFILFCIACYVFYIYLVDRFQTTHTIRRNYPIIGRFRYLFEHIGEFFRQYFFAMDREELPFNRAERAWVYRAAKNVDRTIAFGSTRNLSPAGEVLFLNSPFPIQATNARFHSAVFIGEKYVKHPYKAESIFNISGMSYGALSTPAIRALASGAKQAGIWMNTGEGGVTPYHLRAGCDLVCQIGTAKYGYRDQAGNLDPQKLAKVAAYQQVKMFEIKLSQGAKPGKGGVLPAEKVTAEIAKVRGIEQGVASISPNAHPEIHNVEDLLTFINQVREIAQKPVGIKFVLGSSQWLDDLCQAIMQQGEHRAPDFVTIDSADGGTGAAPQTLMDYVGLPLNQSLPIVIDKFTEYGLRQRIKVICSGKMITPSGVAWAMCMGADFVVSARGFMFALGCIQALQCNKNTCPTGITTHDKKLQRGLIWQEKALRIKQYVENLEKELEMVAHACGVENPRHLNRSHARIVLDTRNSMPLADLYPDVPVREERIKIVDT; encoded by the coding sequence ATGGAGACGAGCTTAGCTTTACTCGATTCTGGTTTGCATTTTATCGGTATTGGGGCAAATTTATTTGCCTTTATCTTGTTTTGCATAGCCTGTTATGTGTTTTATATCTACCTGGTTGATCGTTTCCAGACCACGCATACGATTCGTCGCAACTACCCCATTATTGGACGCTTTCGCTACCTATTTGAACACATAGGTGAATTTTTTCGGCAGTACTTCTTTGCTATGGATCGCGAGGAGCTTCCCTTTAATCGAGCCGAACGTGCCTGGGTCTATCGCGCGGCAAAAAATGTTGACCGCACCATCGCTTTTGGTTCAACCCGAAATCTTAGCCCTGCCGGCGAGGTATTATTTCTTAACAGCCCTTTTCCAATTCAGGCTACCAATGCGCGCTTTCATTCTGCGGTGTTTATCGGAGAGAAATACGTAAAACACCCCTACAAGGCAGAATCGATTTTTAATATTTCAGGCATGAGCTATGGCGCTTTATCAACCCCTGCGATTCGCGCTTTAGCAAGCGGCGCAAAGCAAGCTGGAATATGGATGAACACTGGTGAGGGCGGCGTCACACCTTACCATTTGAGAGCTGGCTGTGATCTGGTGTGTCAAATTGGCACGGCTAAATATGGCTATCGTGATCAAGCGGGTAATTTAGATCCGCAAAAACTCGCCAAAGTTGCCGCTTATCAACAGGTAAAGATGTTCGAGATTAAGCTGTCTCAAGGGGCTAAGCCGGGTAAAGGAGGCGTATTGCCNGCTGAAAAAGTAACCGCTGAAATTGCTAAAGTNAGAGGCATCGAACAAGGCGTAGCATCTATCAGCCCCAATGCTCATCCTGAAATTCATAATGTTGAAGACTTATTGACGTTTATAAACCAGGTTCGCGAGATTGCGCAAAAGCCAGTTGGTATCAAGTTTGTGTTAGGTTCAAGCCAATGGCTAGATGATTTATGCCAAGCTATTATGCAGCAAGGAGAACATCGCGCGCCTGATTTTGTCACCATTGACAGTGCTGACGGTGGCACAGGTGCAGCACCACAAACCTTGATGGACTATGTTGGTTTGCCGCTGAATCAATCTTTACCAATAGTGATCGATAAATTTACGGAATATGGCCTGAGGCAGCGTATTAAGGTGATCTGCTCGGGTAAAATGATTACCCCTTCTGGTGTAGCCTGGGCGATGTGTATGGGTGCTGATTTTGTGGTCTCAGCACGCGGCTTTATGTTTGCGCTAGGCTGTATACAGGCATTGCAGTGTAATAAAAATACCTGTCCTACAGGCATCACTACGCATGACAAAAAGTTGCAGCGGGGTTTAATTTGGCAGGAAAAAGCCTTGCGCATCAAACAGTATGTGGAAAATTTAGAAAAAGAGTTGGAGATGGTTGCGCATGCCTGCGGTGTAGAAAACCCCAGACATTTAAATCGCTCACATGCCAGAATCGTGCTAGATACTCGAAATTCCATGCCATTGGCCGACTTATACCCGGATGTTCCGGTGCGCGAAGAACGGATCAAAATTGTAGATACCTAG
- a CDS encoding DUF2505 domain-containing protein: MRIEYPVTLPVNEAIEYLTDPDFLVERSIAIGEMSADAEVAEDDEGTLYVSMNRLVTRELPSFLAKIFDPKQQLSMEEAWQQDDDIWHCKGSYTVEGQPVEINTIISLTPSETGSIYAIEFKVKAKIPMIGGKVEKFIKSNCQEGTQKEIDFLNSKAA, translated from the coding sequence ATGCGTATTGAATATCCTGTCACATTGCCTGTCAACGAGGCTATCGAGTATCTAACTGACCCGGACTTTTTAGTAGAGCGTTCTATTGCGATCGGTGAAATGAGTGCCGATGCTGAAGTTGCTGAAGACGATGAGGGCACTTTATATGTCAGCATGAACCGACTCGTAACCCGAGAGCTACCGTCTTTCCTTGCCAAAATTTTTGATCCAAAACAACAGCTCAGTATGGAAGAAGCTTGGCAACAAGATGATGACATCTGGCATTGCAAAGGTAGCTATACGGTTGAAGGTCAGCCGGTTGAGATCAACACGATTATTTCACTTACCCCTAGCGAAACTGGCAGCATTTATGCGATTGAGTTTAAGGTGAAAGCTAAGATACCGATGATTGGCGGTAAAGTAGAAAAATTTATTAAATCCAATTGCCAAGAAGGCACGCAAAAAGAGATAGATTTTCTCAATAGCAAAGCCGCTTAA
- the trpS gene encoding tryptophan--tRNA ligase: MTATRYLTGITTTGTPHLGNYVGAIRPAIEASKNDDFESFYFLADYHALVKCHDPAMIQQSTREIAATWMALGLDTDKAVFYRQSDIREIPELCWILTCMAAKGLMNRAHAYKAAVQENIATGDSDPDKGITMGLFSYPVLMAADILMFQGQKIPVGKDQIQHIEMARDIAARFNHHFGETFVLPEAVVSEDVKVLSGLDGRKMSKSYGNTIPLFQTSKKMQKSLNKIKTNLLEPGEAKDPNDSTVFEVWQAFADQDQRDYMRQQFAQGIAWGQAKKELHALIEAQLGAARDRYFELLENIDQVEQVLQAGATKARQHAQPLMQQVRQAVGLSSLQQD, translated from the coding sequence ATGACCGCTACGCGTTATTTAACAGGCATTACGACCACGGGCACGCCGCACCTTGGTAATTATGTTGGTGCTATTCGACCGGCTATTGAAGCCAGTAAAAATGATGACTTTGAATCGTTTTACTTTCTTGCTGACTACCACGCCTTAGTAAAGTGCCATGACCCGGCTATGATCCAGCAGTCAACCCGCGAGATCGCCGCAACCTGGATGGCCTTGGGGCTTGATACCGATAAGGCAGTGTTCTATCGGCAGTCGGACATTCGCGAAATTCCAGAGCTATGTTGGATTTTGACCTGTATGGCTGCGAAAGGCTTGATGAATCGCGCGCATGCCTATAAGGCGGCAGTACAAGAGAATATTGCTACTGGCGATAGCGACCCCGATAAGGGCATAACGATGGGTTTGTTTTCATATCCGGTATTGATGGCCGCTGATATTTTAATGTTTCAGGGGCAAAAAATTCCGGTAGGTAAGGATCAAATTCAACATATTGAGATGGCGCGCGATATTGCTGCTCGCTTTAATCACCACTTTGGCGAAACATTTGTACTGCCCGAAGCCGTGGTGAGTGAGGATGTTAAAGTATTGAGCGGTCTTGATGGACGCAAGATGTCAAAAAGCTATGGCAATACGATTCCGCTGTTTCAAACATCGAAAAAAATGCAAAAATCGCTGAATAAAATTAAAACCAATTTACTTGAGCCGGGCGAAGCAAAAGATCCCAATGATTCGACGGTATTTGAGGTTTGGCAGGCGTTTGCTGACCAAGATCAGCGTGATTATATGCGGCAACAGTTTGCACAGGGTATCGCCTGGGGGCAAGCTAAAAAGGAGTTGCATGCACTTATTGAGGCGCAACTGGGCGCTGCCCGCGACCGCTATTTTGAGCTACTGGAGAATATTGACCAGGTCGAGCAAGTGCTGCAAGCCGGTGCCACCAAGGCACGTCAGCACGCGCAGCCACTAATGCAGCAAGTACGGCAAGCTGTTGGTCTATCATCGCTGCAGCAGGATTAA
- a CDS encoding response regulator, with amino-acid sequence MDVQSGIIRVLLLCTILIGSVDTIATPITQTDSDATALILPDNFEQQSIALGDFFHFLKFPNTAQHANSAIEVADQLRRSSDWQKVNTENYQDFDNFENHIWLKASILNPSKFPQELLFVQNNARIGRFDVYLFANNELLEHITLGKNYPFNARIFNHRRFLIPIAIAAETELDIIISGTESGSLDLAKLSSLWQQSAFFQQSQFDDMWDMFYLGSVFALAFYNIFIFVISRERAYLFYSLFVCSTFTMFLHIEGWAFQYIWPNFPSINAKATDLSISLMVAFNAIFSMQFLNLKANTSNIYTWLKWIVYAVACLTVFLLLLPHDPTYTLVRIVGALAIPINLLALFAAIYISIKSKSNEAIIYTAAWSILIVALFLTLIHEMVIPIFSFSPYKFLQAAHLIEIILLSMALGTYITRLRIKENTMQAKSEAQSRFLARMSHEIRTPMNGIIGISDLLLKDHSMQKHMPMLETIHNSALSLEKIMNDILDYSKLEAGKLTIKQKHFDLRKLIDDIKELFVLECNQKAITLTVSISPDIPATIYQDQLRLRQILTNLISNAVKFTEAGQIDIHVIIKQDNLLFTVSDTGKGINAEDQLRLFQPFEQASNNNLNTQASTGLGLSICRELIELMQGSIELESQINFGTRISFSLPYCRDNAAAKTPNFETKQATLANLQQLHILVVEDNSTNSFVIEQMLKKLHINAQYCQNGLDAVNTVEHTEDNFHVILMDCEMPIMDGFEATRAIRNIEQERQQKASHIIALTAHTLHEQLKACFDSGMDELLLKPLTLKKLEICLKNQLDVITGVSPSSPS; translated from the coding sequence ATGGATGTTCAATCAGGAATAATTAGAGTATTACTGTTGTGTACAATACTGATTGGCAGTGTTGATACTATTGCTACACCTATCACTCAGACTGATTCTGATGCCACCGCTTTAATCCTACCCGATAATTTCGAGCAGCAAAGCATTGCACTGGGTGATTTTTTTCACTTTTTAAAGTTTCCAAACACCGCACAGCATGCGAATAGCGCGATTGAGGTAGCTGATCAGTTACGCCGCAGCTCAGACTGGCAAAAGGTCAATACTGAAAATTATCAAGACTTTGATAATTTTGAAAACCATATTTGGTTGAAAGCTTCTATCCTCAACCCTTCTAAATTTCCACAAGAGTTGCTGTTTGTGCAAAACAATGCGCGAATCGGTCGCTTTGATGTTTACCTCTTTGCCAATAACGAACTGCTAGAACATATCACGCTGGGTAAAAACTACCCTTTTAATGCGCGCATTTTTAATCATCGACGATTCCTGATCCCCATCGCAATTGCTGCAGAAACCGAGCTAGACATCATTATATCGGGTACAGAGTCGGGCAGCCTTGACTTGGCCAAATTAAGTTCGCTATGGCAGCAGAGCGCATTTTTTCAGCAAAGCCAATTTGATGATATGTGGGATATGTTCTATCTCGGTTCAGTCTTTGCGCTAGCTTTTTACAATATTTTCATCTTTGTCATTAGCCGTGAACGTGCCTATTTATTTTATAGTTTATTTGTTTGTTCAACGTTCACAATGTTTCTGCATATTGAAGGCTGGGCGTTTCAGTATATCTGGCCAAATTTCCCAAGCATCAATGCAAAAGCGACCGATTTGAGCATTTCACTGATGGTTGCCTTTAATGCAATTTTCAGTATGCAATTTTTAAATCTTAAGGCTAATACATCTAACATTTATACTTGGCTTAAGTGGATCGTCTATGCGGTCGCCTGCTTGACTGTATTTTTATTATTACTGCCGCATGATCCAACTTATACCTTGGTAAGAATAGTGGGCGCGTTGGCGATTCCTATCAATCTCTTAGCACTATTTGCCGCGATTTACATCAGCATTAAAAGCAAATCTAATGAAGCAATTATTTATACTGCCGCATGGAGTATTTTGATTGTCGCCTTATTTTTAACGCTAATACATGAGATGGTAATCCCTATATTCAGCTTCTCACCTTACAAGTTTCTTCAAGCTGCGCATTTAATCGAAATCATTTTGCTATCGATGGCCTTGGGTACTTACATAACACGCTTAAGAATCAAAGAAAACACCATGCAAGCAAAGTCAGAAGCGCAGTCGAGATTTTTAGCGCGCATGTCGCATGAAATACGCACGCCAATGAATGGCATCATTGGCATAAGCGATTTACTGCTTAAAGATCACAGCATGCAAAAACATATGCCAATGCTAGAGACTATTCATAACAGTGCCTTATCGCTGGAAAAAATCATGAATGATATTCTAGATTACTCTAAACTAGAGGCCGGCAAACTTACCATCAAGCAAAAACACTTCGACCTAAGAAAGCTTATTGATGATATCAAAGAGCTGTTCGTATTGGAGTGCAATCAAAAAGCAATTACCTTAACTGTTAGTATAAGCCCTGATATACCTGCCACGATTTACCAAGATCAGTTACGCTTGCGGCAGATATTAACTAACTTAATTTCTAATGCTGTCAAATTTACCGAAGCCGGACAAATAGATATTCATGTGATTATTAAGCAAGACAATTTGCTATTTACTGTTAGCGATACCGGCAAGGGCATCAATGCAGAAGATCAATTGCGGCTGTTTCAACCTTTCGAACAAGCAAGTAATAACAATCTCAATACACAAGCGTCAACTGGATTAGGCTTAAGCATTTGTCGAGAGCTGATCGAGCTAATGCAAGGTAGCATAGAACTAGAATCGCAAATCAATTTTGGCACTCGCATCAGCTTCTCACTTCCCTATTGCCGCGATAATGCGGCAGCAAAAACACCAAACTTTGAAACTAAGCAAGCGACGCTAGCCAATCTTCAGCAACTGCATATTTTAGTGGTAGAAGATAATTCAACGAATAGTTTTGTGATTGAACAGATGCTAAAGAAATTACACATCAATGCTCAATATTGCCAAAATGGTCTCGACGCTGTGAATACGGTTGAGCATACAGAAGACAATTTTCACGTTATTCTGATGGACTGCGAAATGCCGATTATGGATGGATTTGAGGCAACACGCGCGATCCGAAATATTGAGCAAGAACGGCAGCAAAAGGCCAGCCATATTATTGCCTTGACTGCACACACCTTACACGAACAATTAAAAGCTTGTTTTGATAGCGGCATGGATGAATTATTACTGAAACCGCTTACCCTGAAAAAACTTGAGATTTGTTTAAAAAATCAGCTTGATGTTATTACAGGCGTTAGCCCCTCTTCGCCCAGTTAG
- a CDS encoding AMP-binding protein, which produces MAKPVIDAGFSAQTYTFAGKDVPWLMKKRAEESADKTFLIWEPKDGTADSSPKSWTYAEFWADINKVACGLIAEGVKKGDKVLIHSENSPEMMIAWYASALIGSVGVTTNTRCIGDELTYFAEHSEAVICITQPKLLSELTANVSTINTYIVTADNSGDAPSEEEQAAASAHKTFASLMAHGDTAPERPAEPMLPVGIQYTSGTTSRPKAVVHTHANTLWGGMMGSENLGIDSSDTYLCFLPCFHVNAQSWTFWTMTWAGGTVVLQPKFSASRFWEVSVKHQCTRASMIPFCFKAIGAQEIPEHAYKSWSTGVKLHNVENYWKVPTFATWGMTETVTHATRSFIDKDCPEMNIGIPTPGYEFAIIDPETGKPCEVGVNGDLWIRGVRGINLFYEYYKNPEAMEKSFNEDGWFETGDQIRLGEDGYLYFADRDKDVLKVGGENVSARQIEEHIGETLGMGVLEEHAVVAQKHDMLDEVPVVFAIKSMWTDKSEDEIRDLIVQGCMKLADFKRPKSIYFVDEMPRATLEKVAKNKLREMADELADKEKAEA; this is translated from the coding sequence ATGGCTAAACCTGTTATCGACGCGGGCTTTTCTGCCCAAACTTATACATTTGCTGGTAAAGATGTCCCTTGGTTAATGAAGAAACGCGCTGAAGAATCAGCCGATAAAACGTTTTTAATCTGGGAGCCAAAAGATGGAACGGCTGACTCCAGCCCCAAAAGCTGGACTTACGCCGAATTTTGGGCAGATATCAACAAGGTTGCTTGTGGCTTGATCGCAGAGGGTGTGAAGAAAGGCGATAAAGTGTTAATTCACTCAGAGAATAGCCCTGAGATGATGATCGCGTGGTATGCCTCAGCATTGATTGGCTCGGTTGGTGTTACAACAAATACCCGTTGTATCGGTGATGAGCTGACGTATTTTGCAGAACATTCTGAGGCTGTCATTTGTATTACCCAGCCTAAACTATTATCCGAGCTCACCGCGAATGTCAGTACGATTAACACCTATATAGTTACCGCAGACAATTCAGGTGATGCACCCTCAGAGGAAGAGCAGGCGGCAGCATCTGCGCATAAAACTTTTGCCTCATTAATGGCGCATGGCGACACTGCGCCAGAACGCCCTGCTGAGCCGATGTTGCCGGTCGGTATACAGTATACCTCGGGCACAACCTCGCGACCTAAGGCAGTTGTTCACACCCACGCTAACACATTGTGGGGTGGAATGATGGGCAGCGAAAACTTAGGCATCGACAGCAGCGATACCTACCTATGTTTCCTTCCTTGTTTCCATGTTAATGCGCAAAGCTGGACATTTTGGACGATGACCTGGGCCGGTGGTACCGTTGTGCTGCAGCCAAAATTTTCTGCCAGTCGTTTTTGGGAGGTGTCGGTCAAGCACCAGTGTACCCGTGCTTCTATGATCCCATTTTGTTTCAAGGCGATTGGTGCACAAGAAATTCCAGAACATGCATATAAGAGCTGGTCTACCGGCGTGAAGCTGCATAATGTGGAAAACTATTGGAAAGTGCCAACCTTTGCGACCTGGGGTATGACAGAAACTGTTACACATGCGACACGCTCTTTTATCGATAAAGACTGCCCAGAGATGAATATTGGTATTCCTACACCGGGTTATGAATTTGCGATTATTGACCCAGAAACTGGTAAGCCATGTGAAGTCGGTGTGAATGGTGATCTGTGGATCCGTGGCGTACGCGGTATCAACTTATTCTATGAATATTATAAAAACCCTGAGGCGATGGAGAAGTCATTCAATGAAGATGGCTGGTTTGAAACCGGCGATCAAATTCGTCTGGGTGAAGATGGTTACCTCTATTTCGCCGATCGCGATAAAGACGTCTTAAAAGTTGGCGGTGAAAACGTTTCGGCAAGACAGATTGAAGAACATATTGGTGAAACCTTAGGGATGGGCGTGCTTGAAGAGCATGCCGTAGTAGCGCAAAAGCACGATATGTTAGATGAAGTACCTGTGGTATTTGCGATTAAATCGATGTGGACAGATAAGTCTGAAGATGAGATCCGCGATTTAATTGTTCAAGGCTGCATGAAACTGGCAGATTTTAAACGACCTAAGTCAATATATTTTGTTGATGAAATGCCGCGCGCTACGCTTGAGAAAGTGGCTAAAAATAAGCTTCGTGAAATGGCCGATGAGCTTGCCGATAAAGAGAAGGCTGAAGCCTGA